In one uncultured Devosia sp. genomic region, the following are encoded:
- the infC gene encoding translation initiation factor IF-3 — protein sequence MRRPMRQVAPQKDGPPSNEDITSPDVQLIDAEGENRGIVNTRAALAEAQEQGLDLVLISPNAVPPVAKMLDLGRFKYAAQKKAAEARKKQKVIEVKEVQLRPNIDTHDYETKMKAVQRFLDDGDRVKVTMRFRGREMAHQELGMQLLIKVKEQTETIAKVESQPRSEGRQMVMVLAPK from the coding sequence ATTCGTCGTCCAATGAGACAAGTCGCGCCCCAGAAAGATGGGCCGCCGTCGAACGAAGATATCACCAGCCCCGATGTTCAGCTCATCGACGCTGAGGGCGAGAACCGCGGTATCGTCAACACCCGAGCCGCGCTCGCAGAAGCCCAGGAACAAGGTCTCGACCTCGTCCTGATCTCTCCCAATGCTGTCCCGCCGGTCGCCAAGATGCTCGACCTGGGCCGCTTCAAATATGCGGCACAGAAGAAGGCTGCCGAGGCGCGCAAGAAGCAGAAGGTGATCGAGGTCAAGGAAGTCCAGCTGCGTCCGAATATCGACACGCATGACTACGAGACCAAGATGAAGGCAGTGCAGCGCTTTCTCGACGATGGCGACCGCGTCAAGGTGACGATGCGTTTCCGTGGCCGCGAAATGGCGCACCAGGAACTGGGCATGCAGCTTCTGATCAAGGTCAAGGAACAGACCGAAACCATCGCCAAGGTCGAGTCGCAGCCGCGCTCGGAAGGCCGCCAGATGGTCATGGTCCTCGCGCCCAAGTAA
- a CDS encoding metalloregulator ArsR/SmtB family transcription factor, which yields MHAFDVLGDPVRRRILELLAEHEHSSGEVVDVIAAEFGISQAGVSQHLKVLRDAGFANVRPEGTRRVYRLDATPLRDINDWLDRFRVFWPVRLDALATEIARGKKARGD from the coding sequence ATGCACGCTTTCGACGTTCTGGGCGACCCTGTTCGCCGCCGCATCCTCGAACTCCTTGCCGAGCATGAACACAGCTCCGGCGAGGTCGTGGACGTCATTGCAGCCGAGTTCGGCATTTCCCAAGCGGGCGTCAGCCAGCATCTCAAGGTCCTGCGCGATGCCGGCTTCGCCAATGTGCGGCCCGAAGGCACGCGTCGCGTCTACCGGCTCGATGCCACGCCCCTGCGTGACATCAATGACTGGCTCGACCGCTTCCGGGTCTTCTGGCCGGTGCGGCTTGACGCCCTGGCGACCGAGATTGCACGCGGCAAGAAGGCGCGTGGCGACTAA
- a CDS encoding GNAT family protein → MNAPHPAKSGPQPTTLEGRFVRLEPLAQKHVADIFAVSTMPGGAERYRWLFSHAPETLAEVEQRIASNDWASDNRYVAVVDKASGQAVGQQGWMRIRPEHGSIEIGGVYWGLPMARTPLATEALFLFARHAFDDLGYRRFEWKCNDRNAPSKAAATRFGFTQEGLFRQDMILKGESRDTAWFSIIDSEWPGLRAEYERWLSPDNFGPDGMQKSRLQTR, encoded by the coding sequence ATGAACGCGCCGCATCCGGCAAAGTCCGGTCCTCAACCCACCACCCTCGAAGGCCGCTTTGTCCGCCTCGAACCCCTCGCCCAAAAGCATGTGGCAGACATTTTTGCGGTCTCGACCATGCCGGGCGGCGCCGAGCGCTATCGCTGGCTGTTCAGCCACGCACCCGAAACGCTGGCCGAAGTCGAGCAGCGCATAGCCAGCAATGATTGGGCCAGCGACAATCGTTATGTCGCCGTGGTCGACAAGGCCAGTGGCCAGGCCGTGGGCCAGCAGGGCTGGATGCGGATCCGGCCCGAACATGGCTCGATCGAAATCGGCGGCGTCTATTGGGGCCTGCCCATGGCGCGCACACCGCTGGCGACAGAAGCGCTGTTTCTCTTTGCCCGCCACGCCTTCGACGATCTGGGCTATCGGCGCTTCGAGTGGAAATGCAACGATCGCAATGCGCCGTCAAAGGCCGCAGCCACCCGCTTCGGCTTCACCCAGGAAGGCCTGTTCCGCCAGGACATGATCCTCAAGGGCGAGTCGCGTGACACGGCCTGGTTCTCGATCATCGACAGCGAATGGCCAGGCCTGCGCGCTGAATATGAGCGCTGGCTGTCACCGGACAATTTCGGGCCCGATGGCATGCAGAAAAGCAGGCTGCAGACGCGCTAG
- a CDS encoding undecaprenyl-diphosphate phosphatase: protein MNADQGIFVPLVLGILEGLTEFLPVSSTGHLLLAGHFFGLTQPATFIVLIQLGAILAVVTVYFAKLGMLIRDALTGKAYAWQFALSVILACFPAVIAGVILRDFIQGDLWESASLICWSLLIGGVVLLVVDRLPLKPKYDDIYQFPWHIALVVGLFQMISLIPGVSRSGSTVVGGMLFGASKRAAAEFTFFIALPIMVGAFGYDLYKSRDLIDGSIALSVAIGFAAAFVSGAVVVRYLLNFVSKYGFAPFAYWRIAVGLAGLVAIYAFGM from the coding sequence ATGAACGCCGATCAAGGTATTTTTGTGCCACTTGTGCTCGGAATTCTCGAAGGGCTTACTGAATTCCTTCCGGTCAGCTCCACCGGGCATCTGCTTCTGGCTGGCCATTTCTTCGGATTGACCCAGCCGGCCACCTTTATCGTGCTGATCCAGCTGGGCGCGATCCTGGCCGTTGTCACCGTGTATTTCGCCAAGCTGGGCATGCTGATCCGCGATGCGCTGACCGGCAAGGCCTATGCCTGGCAGTTCGCGCTATCGGTCATTCTCGCCTGTTTCCCGGCGGTGATTGCCGGCGTCATACTGCGCGATTTCATCCAGGGCGATCTCTGGGAATCGGCATCTTTGATCTGCTGGAGCCTGCTGATCGGTGGCGTCGTGCTGCTGGTGGTTGATCGCCTGCCGCTCAAGCCCAAGTACGACGATATATACCAGTTCCCCTGGCATATCGCGCTGGTCGTGGGCCTGTTCCAGATGATCTCGCTCATCCCAGGCGTCTCGCGTTCGGGTTCGACCGTGGTGGGTGGCATGCTGTTTGGTGCGTCCAAGCGCGCGGCGGCCGAATTCACCTTCTTCATCGCCCTGCCCATCATGGTCGGCGCCTTTGGCTATGATCTCTACAAGAGCCGCGACCTGATCGATGGGTCGATCGCGCTCAGCGTGGCCATCGGCTTTGCCGCGGCCTTCGTTTCCGGCGCGGTCGTTGTCCGCTACCTGCTCAATTTCGTCAGCAAATATGGCTTCGCGCCCTTCGCATACTGGCGCATCGCCGTGGGACTGGCGGGCCTCGTCGCCATCTATGCTTTTGGCATGTAG
- a CDS encoding SDR family oxidoreductase, with translation MNAFFFGLGYSSTSASIQMRISGQYAVIAGTVRTAEKADMLQAEGLNAHVFDGTAPGATLGGDLQAATHVILSIAPGEAGDPALLHHRDTLDAARNLEWLCYYSTVGVYGDFGGAWIDESAPLVPRNDRSDRRVLAEQAWRDYAQERGVPLCILRLAGIYGPGRSTFDKLRDGTARRVIKPGQVFNRIHVEDIGRITALAADRRLAGTFNLADDEPAPPQDLVTYAADMMGITPPPEVPFEEAEFTPMQKSFYKDNKRVSNAAIKQALGVELLHPNYRESLKAIWEASK, from the coding sequence ATGAACGCCTTCTTCTTTGGCCTGGGTTATTCATCCACATCAGCCTCGATCCAGATGCGCATATCGGGCCAATATGCTGTCATTGCGGGAACCGTTCGCACCGCCGAAAAGGCAGACATGCTACAGGCCGAGGGTTTGAACGCCCATGTCTTTGACGGCACTGCACCCGGCGCGACGCTTGGTGGCGATCTGCAGGCGGCCACCCATGTCATTCTCTCGATCGCGCCGGGCGAAGCGGGCGACCCGGCGCTGCTCCATCATCGCGACACCCTCGATGCGGCCAGAAATCTCGAATGGCTCTGTTATTATTCCACAGTCGGTGTCTATGGGGATTTCGGCGGTGCCTGGATCGACGAAAGTGCCCCGCTGGTGCCGCGCAACGATCGGTCCGATCGCCGCGTCCTCGCCGAACAGGCCTGGCGCGACTATGCGCAGGAACGCGGCGTGCCGCTCTGCATCCTGCGCCTTGCCGGCATCTACGGTCCGGGGCGCTCGACCTTCGACAAACTGCGCGATGGAACCGCACGGCGGGTGATCAAGCCAGGCCAGGTGTTCAACCGCATTCACGTCGAGGACATTGGCCGCATCACGGCTCTGGCGGCCGACAGACGGCTCGCCGGTACATTCAACCTTGCGGACGACGAGCCGGCCCCGCCGCAGGATCTCGTGACCTATGCCGCCGACATGATGGGCATCACGCCGCCTCCGGAAGTGCCTTTCGAAGAGGCGGAGTTCACCCCCATGCAGAAGAGCTTCTACAAGGACAACAAGCGCGTCTCCAACGCCGCGATCAAGCAGGCGTTGGGCGTGGAGCTGCTGCATCCCAATTATCGCGAGAGCCTCAAGGCCATCTGGGAGGCCAGCAAATGA
- a CDS encoding DNA translocase FtsK, protein MPSSPSPVLDEIRSVPQRASRSSAAKALPAPPPALSIRIPARLAGFILLGLVAIGLVSMASWSVDDPSFSYATAKAPANWLGFPGAAISDILFQTMGLSALAFLVPPALWGWSLARRRMPTHLGMRFLTWIAATALVAGVLSFVAMPATWPLPTGLGGLVGNGFSHLATLVTGEAPQAITAALFAIILSVPALATFWMAMGLGQSVPTGPRKKGAAASASGRKSVSADVDDDEPETNPVLDVALGAMVHMGYSMRTAFRRARANHAERRAAEEATWRDDDMEPSMDGREPVVDRREPAMAPSTRRIHAPVEPAFQAEPSFDEPSYRDEPVVSPRVNARPSYDDTELDYPEEVEDDAVPFVPDLPATQPPVNHQQRGDSRFHPVDPAKPRVTAPAPRPAQGQRMMREAQTSFLDEPGGFELPPLSLLSEPRHSGPSPEHAPERLEAMARKLEEVLQDFGVKGDIINVRPGPVVTLFELEPAPGIKSSRVISLADDIARSMSAHSARVAVVPGRNAIGIELPNQQRETVYFREMLASSDFEKMKGKLPICLGKTIGGEPVIADLARMPHLLIAGTTGSGKSVGINTFILSLLYQMTPEQCRMIMIDPKMLELSIYDGIPHLLTPVVTDPHKAVVALKWAVREMEDRYRKMSKIGVRNIDGFNARVTESKAKGEVITRTVQTGFDRETGEAIFESEQFDLEPLPYIVVVVDEMADLMMVAGKDIEGAIQRLAQMARAAGIHIITATQRPSVDVITGTIKANFPTRISFMVTSKIDSRTILGEQGAEQLLGNGDMLYMASGGRTKRLHGPFVADSEVEAVVNHLKSQGAPDYLDSVTEEDEGGEFGGDAGSSAGGDGYAGSGDELYDKAVHIVLTDKKASTSYVQRRLGIGYNKAATLIERMENEGVISPANHAGKREILVGNNADGY, encoded by the coding sequence ATGCCAAGTTCTCCCTCGCCAGTCCTCGACGAAATCCGCTCCGTGCCGCAGCGTGCTTCGCGCAGCAGCGCAGCCAAGGCTCTGCCGGCGCCGCCCCCGGCGCTGTCGATTCGGATCCCGGCGCGCCTGGCAGGGTTTATCCTGCTCGGGCTGGTGGCGATCGGTCTTGTCTCCATGGCCTCCTGGTCGGTGGATGATCCGAGCTTTTCCTATGCGACCGCCAAGGCGCCGGCCAATTGGCTCGGCTTCCCCGGCGCGGCCATCTCCGACATCCTGTTCCAGACCATGGGCCTTTCGGCGCTGGCTTTTCTTGTGCCGCCCGCCCTCTGGGGCTGGTCGCTGGCGCGCCGCCGCATGCCGACCCATCTCGGCATGCGTTTCCTGACCTGGATTGCCGCCACTGCGCTGGTGGCCGGCGTTCTCTCCTTTGTCGCCATGCCTGCCACCTGGCCGCTGCCCACCGGTCTCGGCGGCCTCGTCGGCAATGGCTTCTCTCACCTGGCGACACTCGTCACCGGCGAAGCGCCACAAGCCATTACCGCCGCCCTCTTTGCCATCATCCTGTCGGTTCCGGCACTCGCCACCTTCTGGATGGCCATGGGTCTCGGTCAGTCCGTTCCCACCGGGCCAAGGAAGAAGGGCGCTGCGGCCTCCGCCTCTGGCCGCAAGTCCGTATCGGCGGATGTTGACGACGACGAGCCCGAAACCAATCCCGTTCTCGATGTCGCTTTGGGCGCCATGGTTCACATGGGCTACTCCATGCGCACCGCCTTCCGTCGTGCCCGTGCCAATCATGCCGAGCGCCGTGCTGCCGAAGAAGCCACTTGGCGCGACGATGACATGGAACCCAGCATGGATGGGCGCGAACCCGTGGTCGATCGCCGTGAACCGGCAATGGCGCCATCGACGCGCCGTATCCACGCTCCGGTCGAGCCTGCCTTCCAGGCGGAACCAAGCTTTGACGAGCCCAGCTATCGCGACGAGCCCGTGGTCTCGCCACGCGTCAACGCGCGGCCGAGCTATGACGATACCGAACTCGACTATCCTGAAGAGGTCGAGGACGACGCTGTGCCCTTCGTGCCGGACCTCCCCGCGACCCAGCCGCCGGTCAATCACCAGCAGCGCGGCGATTCCCGCTTTCATCCGGTCGATCCGGCCAAGCCCCGCGTCACTGCCCCCGCGCCGCGTCCGGCCCAGGGCCAGCGCATGATGCGCGAGGCTCAGACCAGTTTCCTCGACGAGCCCGGCGGCTTCGAACTGCCGCCGCTGAGCCTGCTGTCCGAGCCGCGGCATAGCGGTCCGTCGCCCGAGCACGCGCCCGAGCGTCTCGAAGCCATGGCCCGCAAACTCGAGGAAGTGCTGCAGGACTTCGGCGTCAAGGGCGACATCATCAATGTCCGTCCCGGTCCGGTCGTGACCCTGTTCGAACTCGAGCCGGCTCCAGGTATCAAGTCGTCCCGCGTGATCTCGCTGGCCGACGACATCGCCCGCTCGATGTCAGCCCATTCCGCCCGCGTCGCCGTGGTGCCGGGTCGCAATGCCATTGGTATCGAACTGCCCAACCAGCAGCGCGAAACCGTCTATTTCCGCGAAATGCTCGCTTCTTCCGACTTCGAGAAGATGAAGGGCAAGCTGCCCATCTGCCTGGGCAAGACCATCGGCGGCGAACCGGTGATTGCCGATCTCGCCCGCATGCCCCACCTGCTCATTGCCGGCACCACCGGCTCGGGCAAGTCCGTGGGTATCAATACCTTCATCTTGAGCCTGCTCTACCAGATGACACCCGAGCAGTGCCGAATGATCATGATCGATCCCAAGATGCTCGAACTCAGCATCTATGACGGCATCCCGCACCTTTTGACCCCGGTCGTCACCGATCCGCACAAGGCGGTCGTGGCGCTCAAATGGGCTGTGCGCGAGATGGAAGATCGCTATCGCAAGATGAGCAAGATCGGCGTCCGCAATATCGACGGCTTCAACGCACGCGTCACCGAATCCAAGGCCAAGGGCGAGGTCATTACCCGCACCGTCCAGACCGGCTTCGATCGCGAGACCGGCGAGGCGATCTTCGAGAGCGAGCAGTTCGATCTCGAGCCGTTGCCCTATATCGTCGTCGTGGTCGACGAAATGGCCGACCTGATGATGGTGGCAGGCAAGGACATCGAAGGCGCTATCCAGCGTCTGGCACAGATGGCCCGTGCCGCTGGCATCCACATCATCACCGCCACCCAGCGCCCGTCGGTCGACGTCATCACCGGTACGATCAAGGCCAACTTCCCGACCCGTATTTCCTTCATGGTGACGTCCAAGATCGACTCGCGCACCATTCTGGGCGAACAGGGCGCCGAACAGCTGCTGGGCAACGGCGACATGCTCTACATGGCCTCCGGCGGCCGCACCAAGCGTCTGCACGGCCCCTTCGTGGCCGACAGCGAAGTCGAAGCCGTGGTCAACCATCTCAAGTCGCAGGGCGCCCCGGATTATCTCGACTCGGTCACCGAGGAAGATGAAGGCGGCGAGTTCGGCGGCGATGCGGGTTCGAGCGCTGGCGGCGACGGCTATGCCGGCTCTGGCGACGAGCTCTACGACAAGGCCGTCCATATCGTGCTGACCGACAAGAAGGCCTCCACTTCCTATGTCCAGCGCCGCCTCGGCATCGGCTACAACAAGGCCGCCACCCTGATCGAGCGCATGGAAAACGAGGGCGTCATCTCCCCGGCCAACCACGCCGGCAAGCGCGAAATCCTCGTCGGCAACAACGCCGACGGTTACTGA
- a CDS encoding alpha/beta hydrolase encodes MTITQSKPFRIPVGSGDQNRDIAVQQRDGYGPGLLWLGGYRSDMMGSKALALDALGGERGMAVTRFDYSGHGDSGGAFDDGTISRWLEEAEAVHALTQGPQIVVGSSMGGWIALLLAKRLLARGTPAHGLVLIAPAPDMTHELMLKEFTPDEHESLQNKGYVDQPSQYSETPYRITRALIEDGKQHLLFGGVIETGCPVHILQGGRDPDVPQAHAIKLVTHMLHDPVTLTLIPDGDHRLSRDEDLARLREAVLGLL; translated from the coding sequence ATGACCATAACACAGAGCAAGCCCTTCCGCATCCCCGTCGGATCGGGCGACCAAAACCGTGACATCGCCGTCCAGCAACGCGACGGATATGGCCCGGGCCTGTTGTGGCTGGGGGGCTATCGTTCGGACATGATGGGCAGCAAGGCGCTCGCGCTCGATGCACTGGGCGGCGAGCGGGGCATGGCAGTGACGCGCTTCGACTATTCCGGCCATGGGGACTCGGGCGGCGCCTTCGATGACGGCACCATCAGCCGCTGGCTGGAGGAGGCCGAGGCCGTGCATGCTCTGACCCAGGGCCCGCAGATCGTGGTCGGCTCATCCATGGGCGGCTGGATCGCGCTCCTCCTCGCAAAACGGCTTTTGGCCAGGGGCACGCCGGCCCATGGCCTGGTGCTGATCGCACCGGCGCCGGACATGACGCATGAACTGATGCTCAAGGAGTTCACCCCGGACGAGCACGAGAGCCTGCAGAACAAGGGCTATGTCGACCAGCCCAGCCAATATTCCGAGACGCCCTATCGCATCACCCGCGCGCTGATCGAAGACGGCAAGCAGCACCTGCTGTTTGGCGGCGTGATCGAGACCGGCTGTCCGGTGCATATTCTTCAGGGGGGGCGGGACCCAGACGTGCCGCAGGCCCATGCCATCAAGCTGGTGACGCACATGCTGCATGACCCGGTGACGCTGACGCTGATCCCCGATGGCGACCACCGCCTGAGCCGCGACGAGGACCTCGCGCGGCTGCGGGAAGCGGTGCTGGGGCTGCTCTAG
- a CDS encoding outer membrane lipoprotein carrier protein LolA, which translates to MIRRDALLLGFSAAFALSLPALGQSRTLTAQEQQLVGEIDAHNSAIRTMVGRFLQIDTNGGRTEGTFFLERPDKVAFRYNPPSREEIVSIGRGFYVLNRRDETYYAYPQDSIPLRQFLGDKVQLLSAKVVDLTTSDGYLSVTIIDETVAGTVQVSLVFDTDTKELAQWSLVEPSGAELTFSLYDVEKDVQIPRSFFSIPATFKPLEQ; encoded by the coding sequence ATGATTCGACGCGATGCCCTGCTGCTCGGCTTTTCTGCCGCCTTTGCCCTGAGCCTGCCCGCTCTCGGCCAGAGCCGGACCCTGACGGCCCAGGAGCAGCAGCTGGTCGGCGAAATCGACGCGCATAACTCCGCCATTCGCACCATGGTCGGCCGGTTCCTCCAGATCGACACCAATGGCGGCCGTACCGAGGGTACATTCTTCCTCGAACGCCCCGACAAGGTGGCTTTCCGCTACAACCCGCCCAGCCGCGAGGAAATCGTCTCCATCGGCCGCGGCTTCTATGTCCTCAATCGCCGCGACGAGACCTATTACGCCTACCCGCAGGACTCGATCCCGCTCCGCCAGTTCCTCGGCGACAAGGTCCAGCTGCTCAGCGCCAAGGTGGTCGATCTGACGACCTCGGATGGCTATCTGTCGGTGACCATTATCGACGAGACAGTCGCCGGCACTGTCCAGGTCTCGCTGGTCTTCGATACCGACACCAAGGAATTGGCGCAGTGGAGCCTGGTCGAGCCGAGTGGCGCCGAACTGACCTTCTCGCTCTATGATGTCGAAAAGGACGTGCAGATCCCGCGCTCCTTCTTCTCCATCCCGGCGACGTTCAAACCGCTGGAACAGTAA
- the queG gene encoding tRNA epoxyqueuosine(34) reductase QueG: MPISISDPKKLVAELRARALALGFESFGIAPADARPDLPAKLNAALAEGWHGDMEWMEETAERRASPHGMWSDARSVILLGINYGPETDPMAILGERSLGTISVYARNRDYHEIIKGKLKELAGLLARRSGEEVKVFVDTAPLMEKPLAEAAGLGWQGKHSVLVSREFGSWLFLGAILTSAELPGDKPGVESCGSCTRCLDVCPTQAFPAPFRLDARRCLAYLTVEHKGPIPVEFRAPMGNRIYGCDDCLAVCPWNKFASVSREAKLRSRAEFERPQLADLVALDDEAFRTLFSGSPIKRIGHGRFLRNVLIAIGNSDNSEFLPAVEARLVADDPLVRGAAIWALRRLAPDRADALSLAYLSAESDSSVRSEWTGELS; this comes from the coding sequence ATGCCAATCTCGATTTCTGATCCCAAAAAGCTCGTTGCCGAGCTCAGGGCCCGGGCGCTGGCACTGGGGTTCGAGAGCTTTGGCATTGCGCCGGCCGATGCGCGGCCGGACCTGCCGGCCAAGCTCAACGCCGCCCTTGCCGAGGGTTGGCATGGTGACATGGAGTGGATGGAGGAGACGGCCGAGCGGCGCGCCAGCCCGCATGGAATGTGGTCCGACGCGAGATCGGTGATCCTTCTGGGCATCAACTATGGCCCCGAAACCGATCCCATGGCGATCCTGGGCGAGCGCTCGCTGGGCACGATCTCGGTCTATGCCCGCAATCGCGATTATCACGAAATCATCAAGGGCAAGCTCAAGGAGCTGGCGGGTCTTCTGGCGCGCCGTTCAGGCGAAGAGGTCAAGGTTTTTGTCGATACCGCGCCCCTGATGGAAAAACCCCTGGCGGAGGCGGCGGGCCTGGGCTGGCAGGGCAAGCACTCGGTTCTGGTCAGCCGCGAATTCGGCTCCTGGCTGTTTCTGGGCGCCATCCTGACCTCGGCCGAACTGCCTGGCGACAAGCCCGGCGTGGAAAGCTGCGGCTCCTGCACGCGATGCCTCGATGTCTGCCCGACCCAGGCTTTTCCGGCGCCTTTCCGGCTCGATGCGCGGCGGTGCCTCGCTTATCTGACCGTGGAGCATAAAGGCCCGATACCGGTGGAATTTCGCGCGCCCATGGGTAATCGCATCTATGGCTGCGATGATTGCCTGGCGGTCTGCCCGTGGAACAAGTTCGCCTCGGTCAGCCGCGAGGCAAAACTTCGATCGCGCGCGGAGTTCGAGCGACCGCAGCTGGCCGATCTGGTTGCGCTGGATGATGAAGCCTTCCGGACGCTGTTCTCGGGTTCGCCGATCAAGCGCATCGGCCATGGCCGCTTCCTGCGCAACGTATTGATCGCCATTGGAAATTCGGACAATTCGGAATTTCTGCCGGCGGTGGAGGCGCGGCTGGTGGCCGATGATCCGCTGGTCCGCGGCGCCGCGATCTGGGCGCTGCGGCGATTGGCGCCGGATCGTGCGGATGCTCTCAGCCTTGCCTATTTGTCGGCGGAAAGCGATAGCTCGGTGCGCAGCGAATGGACCGGGGAGCTTTCATGA
- a CDS encoding SRPBCC domain-containing protein yields MPFDIAAHFAATRREVRNVTLDGQPAKDVIASRLYETDVADLWEAVTDPERITRWFAPVTGELKLGGRFHIEGNASGTITACEPGQSYAGTWEFGGYTSWIKVAVLAEGEQARLEIHHIAPHPNPHWTQYGAGAGGVGWELGLLGLAEHLKRPKDDVRAEGMNGWEASEEAKKLIRAAAKDWGRAAIEGGDDSEEALKAAEATRRFYTGEAPMES; encoded by the coding sequence ATGCCCTTCGATATTGCCGCGCATTTCGCGGCGACGCGTCGTGAAGTCCGCAATGTCACGCTGGATGGACAGCCGGCCAAGGACGTCATTGCCTCTCGCCTCTATGAAACCGATGTCGCGGACCTCTGGGAGGCTGTCACCGATCCCGAACGGATCACGCGCTGGTTCGCCCCGGTCACGGGCGAGCTGAAACTGGGTGGCCGCTTCCATATCGAGGGCAATGCCTCGGGGACTATTACCGCCTGCGAACCCGGTCAGTCATACGCCGGCACCTGGGAGTTTGGCGGCTATACCAGCTGGATCAAGGTTGCCGTGCTTGCCGAGGGAGAGCAGGCTCGCCTCGAGATCCACCACATCGCGCCACACCCCAATCCGCATTGGACCCAATATGGCGCCGGTGCCGGTGGCGTCGGTTGGGAGCTGGGTCTGCTGGGCCTCGCCGAACATCTCAAGCGCCCGAAGGACGATGTCCGTGCCGAGGGCATGAATGGCTGGGAGGCTTCCGAGGAGGCAAAGAAATTGATCCGCGCCGCCGCCAAGGACTGGGGACGTGCCGCAATAGAAGGTGGCGACGACAGCGAGGAGGCGCTAAAGGCCGCCGAAGCAACGCGGCGCTTCTATACCGGCGAAGCGCCCATGGAGAGCTGA
- a CDS encoding glutathione S-transferase family protein: MPSLIHHPLDPSSRLIRLMCAEYGVPLDMEEIKPWLRDAELLEINPAATLPIFLGDGDQPIVGVLASINLVEDLYTPTSVEGLIPADPGMRAEMWRLVEWVIFKLADEVTRYVLEEKIVKRDHRGATPDPAVLRVAKANLNEHMLYFNWLFANRAWLAGDTLTLADFALAAHFSTLDYLGDIDWGKAGETRDWYSRIKSRPAFRTLLNDRVTAIAPQSGYANLDF; encoded by the coding sequence ATGCCGAGCCTGATCCATCATCCTCTCGACCCGTCCTCGCGGCTTATTCGGCTGATGTGCGCCGAATATGGCGTTCCGCTCGACATGGAGGAAATCAAGCCCTGGCTGCGCGACGCGGAGCTCTTGGAGATCAACCCGGCGGCCACCTTGCCCATCTTCCTGGGTGATGGCGACCAACCCATCGTGGGCGTTCTGGCCTCCATCAACCTGGTGGAAGACCTCTATACGCCGACCTCCGTCGAGGGCCTGATCCCCGCCGACCCCGGCATGCGCGCCGAAATGTGGCGACTGGTCGAATGGGTCATCTTCAAGCTGGCTGACGAAGTCACCCGCTATGTGCTGGAAGAAAAGATCGTCAAGCGCGACCACCGTGGCGCGACGCCAGACCCGGCCGTGCTGCGCGTCGCCAAGGCCAATCTCAACGAGCACATGCTCTATTTCAACTGGCTCTTCGCCAATCGCGCCTGGCTGGCCGGCGACACGCTGACCCTTGCCGACTTCGCGCTGGCCGCCCATTTTTCGACGCTCGACTATCTGGGCGATATCGACTGGGGCAAGGCCGGCGAAACCCGCGACTGGTATTCGCGCATCAAATCCCGCCCCGCCTTCCGCACGCTGCTCAACGACCGCGTGACCGCCATCGCACCGCAGTCGGGATATGCCAATCTCGATTTCTGA